One Tolypothrix bouteillei VB521301 DNA window includes the following coding sequences:
- a CDS encoding CTP synthase: MTKFVFVTGGVVSSIGKGIVAASLGRLLKSRDYSVSILKLDPYINVDPGTMSPFQHGEVFVTQDGAETDLDLGHYERFTDTSMSRLNSVTTGSIYQAVINKERRGDYNGGTVQVIPHITNEIKERIVRVAKDTNPDVVITEIGGTVGDIESLPFLEAIRQFRKDVGRHNVLYMHVTLMPWIASAGEMKTKPTQHSVKELRSIGIQPDILICRCDRPVPASLKHKLSEFCDVPVECVITSQDAKSIYEVPLILEKEGLAQQTLELLNMEQRTPNLLQWQTLVQKMHSPTHRIEIAIVGKYVQLSDAYLSVVEALRHAAIAISSELHLRWVNSEKLETEGYEKFLEGVDGIVVPGGFGVRGVDGKIAAIKYARQSQIPFLGLCLGMQCSVIEWARDVGGLKDANSAEFDPHTDNPVINLLPEQQDVIDLGGTMRLGLYPCRLLPNSLAYKLYEEEVIYERHRHRYEFNNAYRNLFVDTGYVISGTSPDGRLVEIIELPEHPFFIACQFHPEFQSSPSVPHPLFKGFIQAAVARANVSFDTQKPVEVF; this comes from the coding sequence ATGACTAAGTTTGTATTTGTTACTGGCGGCGTTGTTTCTAGTATTGGTAAAGGAATTGTAGCAGCAAGTCTGGGACGGTTGCTCAAATCTCGCGATTATTCCGTGTCAATTCTCAAGCTCGACCCGTATATTAATGTCGATCCCGGTACAATGAGTCCCTTCCAACATGGTGAGGTATTTGTGACTCAAGATGGGGCAGAAACAGATTTAGATTTGGGACATTACGAACGTTTTACCGATACTTCAATGTCGCGATTGAACAGCGTGACTACAGGGTCAATTTACCAAGCTGTGATTAACAAAGAGCGTCGCGGTGATTATAATGGCGGCACGGTACAGGTGATTCCTCACATTACTAATGAAATTAAAGAGCGAATTGTCAGAGTTGCTAAAGATACAAACCCCGACGTGGTTATTACAGAAATAGGAGGTACGGTAGGCGATATTGAATCATTGCCCTTTTTAGAAGCAATCCGCCAATTCCGAAAAGATGTCGGACGGCATAACGTACTGTATATGCACGTGACGCTGATGCCGTGGATTGCTTCAGCAGGTGAAATGAAAACCAAGCCTACGCAGCACTCGGTAAAAGAACTCAGATCGATTGGGATTCAACCCGACATCTTAATTTGTCGGTGCGATCGCCCAGTTCCGGCATCATTAAAACACAAATTATCGGAGTTTTGTGATGTCCCTGTAGAATGCGTGATTACGTCCCAAGATGCCAAAAGTATTTATGAAGTACCGCTCATTCTAGAAAAAGAAGGATTGGCGCAGCAAACTTTAGAGTTGCTGAATATGGAGCAACGGACACCGAATTTGTTACAGTGGCAGACATTAGTGCAGAAGATGCACAGTCCCACACACCGGATAGAAATTGCGATCGTAGGTAAGTACGTGCAATTAAGCGATGCCTATCTTTCTGTAGTAGAAGCACTGCGCCATGCAGCAATAGCTATCAGTAGCGAACTGCACCTGCGTTGGGTGAACTCAGAAAAATTGGAAACCGAGGGATATGAAAAATTTTTGGAAGGTGTAGATGGCATAGTTGTACCTGGTGGTTTTGGCGTCCGAGGAGTGGATGGCAAGATAGCAGCAATAAAATACGCCCGTCAATCCCAAATCCCCTTCTTAGGTTTGTGTTTGGGAATGCAATGTTCCGTGATTGAATGGGCAAGAGATGTTGGCGGATTAAAAGATGCCAATAGTGCTGAATTTGATCCCCATACCGATAACCCAGTCATCAACTTGTTACCAGAGCAACAAGATGTCATTGATTTGGGCGGAACAATGCGCTTGGGTTTGTATCCCTGTCGTTTACTGCCAAATTCCCTAGCATACAAGCTTTATGAAGAAGAAGTCATTTACGAACGTCACAGACACCGCTACGAATTCAACAATGCTTACCGCAATTTGTTTGTAGACACAGGCTATGTTATCAGTGGAACTTCGCCTGATGGACGTCTTGTAGAGATTATTGAATTACCCGAACACCCCTTCTTTATTGCTTGCCAATTTCATCCGGAGTTTCAATCGAGCCCTAGTGTACCCCATCCTTTGTTCAAAGGTTTTATCCAAGCTGCCGTAGCACGAGCAAACGTATCTTTTGATACACAAAAACCTGTAGAAGTCTTTTAA
- a CDS encoding ABC transporter permease — translation MTVTKTPKSRFFRFAKNPTLSQQLMWIGLGITLFFIFIAIFTPVFQNLGWLQSPTSTRGNSVQQPPSLEHWFGTSRQAYDVFSRTLFGAQAALQVVVLATALSMVIGVPLGMVSGYAGGQLDKALLFLMDSIYTLPGLLLSVTLAFVVGTGILNAAIAISIAYIPQYYRVVRNHTVSVKTEVFIEAAQAMGADTWQVLSRYLFFNVIQSVPVLFTLNAADAILTLGGLGFLGLGLPPGAPEWGQDLRRALDALPTGIWWTALFPGLAMTLMVVGLSLLGEGLNDFVNPRLRKQIRQ, via the coding sequence ATGACCGTTACAAAAACTCCTAAATCACGATTTTTTCGCTTTGCTAAAAATCCAACCCTGTCCCAGCAACTCATGTGGATTGGGCTAGGCATTACTCTATTTTTCATCTTTATTGCCATCTTCACCCCTGTATTTCAAAACTTGGGATGGCTTCAAAGTCCCACCTCTACTAGGGGTAACTCCGTTCAGCAGCCACCGTCCCTCGAACATTGGTTTGGGACGAGCCGTCAAGCTTATGATGTATTTTCGCGAACTCTATTCGGCGCTCAAGCCGCTTTGCAAGTTGTCGTACTAGCGACAGCTTTAAGCATGGTCATTGGTGTACCTTTGGGGATGGTCAGTGGTTATGCAGGCGGTCAGTTGGATAAAGCTTTGCTGTTTCTCATGGATAGCATCTACACTCTACCAGGTCTGCTGCTTTCAGTTACCCTGGCATTTGTTGTGGGAACTGGAATACTCAATGCAGCGATCGCTATCAGTATTGCTTACATCCCTCAATATTACCGTGTTGTCCGCAATCATACTGTCAGTGTAAAAACAGAAGTCTTCATTGAAGCAGCACAAGCCATGGGTGCTGACACATGGCAAGTTCTTTCCCGGTATCTATTTTTCAACGTTATTCAAAGCGTACCCGTTCTCTTTACCCTGAATGCTGCTGACGCTATTTTGACATTGGGAGGCTTGGGCTTTTTAGGCTTGGGGTTACCTCCTGGAGCACCAGAATGGGGACAAGATTTAAGAAGAGCATTGGATGCACTACCCACAGGTATTTGGTGGACTGCTCTTTTTCCTGGGTTAGCTATGACATTAATGGTTGTAGGGTTATCGCTGCTGGGAGAAGGTTTAAACGACTTTGTCAATCCCCGTTTGCGAAAACAGATTCGGCAGTAG
- a CDS encoding class I SAM-dependent methyltransferase, which yields MPSQSSELVEKIRQQFDSAPYPRIPIDKSPKDNPNLLYIHNLVTSYYLRNQKFIESKEKVILDAGCGTGYKSLVLAQANPEAKIVGIDISEESIKLARHRLAYHGYDNAEFYVLPVEDLPKLNYKFDYINCDELLYLFPNPAIALQAMKEVLQPNGIIRSNLHSAIQRVNFFQAQKVFTIMGLMDDNPEEIEIEAVKEIMKSLKENVNLKASTWSSIYEGEDSKESILMNYLFQGDKGYTITDLFTALRAAELEFISMVNWRQWNLIDLFKEPDNLPVVMAMSLPEASVEQQLQIFELLHPIHRLLDFWCGHPDRGESFVPVTEWTVSDWEEAWVYLHPQLVTEKFKEDLIACATDMKVFEMREHLSLAQAPVSIDSSLALVLVPLLNEPQTMSSLVKRWTKVRPIHPVTLEPVKIEEAFQILQKLLTKLESHGYVLLERKP from the coding sequence ATGCCAAGTCAATCATCTGAATTAGTGGAGAAAATTCGACAGCAATTTGACAGTGCGCCCTATCCAAGAATTCCCATAGATAAATCTCCTAAAGATAACCCTAATTTACTCTACATTCATAACTTAGTTACATCTTACTATTTAAGAAATCAAAAATTTATAGAGAGTAAAGAAAAAGTCATTTTAGATGCAGGATGCGGCACTGGTTATAAATCGCTTGTATTGGCACAAGCCAATCCAGAAGCAAAAATTGTTGGGATTGATATTTCGGAAGAATCTATTAAATTAGCGCGGCATCGATTGGCATATCACGGATATGACAATGCTGAATTTTACGTTTTACCAGTAGAGGATTTACCAAAACTAAATTACAAATTTGATTATATAAATTGTGATGAGCTTCTTTATCTCTTTCCTAATCCTGCCATTGCTTTACAAGCGATGAAAGAAGTTTTGCAACCCAATGGCATAATTCGCAGCAATCTTCACAGTGCAATACAAAGAGTTAATTTTTTTCAGGCACAAAAAGTTTTCACAATAATGGGCTTAATGGATGACAATCCCGAAGAAATAGAGATAGAGGCTGTTAAAGAAATTATGAAGTCTCTCAAAGAGAACGTTAACCTTAAAGCTAGTACCTGGAGTTCTATCTATGAAGGAGAAGATAGCAAAGAAAGTATTTTAATGAATTACTTATTCCAAGGAGATAAAGGTTATACGATTACCGATTTGTTTACTGCTTTGAGAGCGGCAGAACTAGAATTTATCAGTATGGTGAACTGGCGACAGTGGAACTTAATAGATTTGTTTAAAGAACCTGATAATTTACCTGTTGTTATGGCAATGAGCTTACCAGAGGCTTCTGTAGAGCAGCAGTTACAGATTTTTGAACTTTTACACCCCATTCATCGATTGCTTGATTTTTGGTGTGGTCACCCAGATCGAGGTGAATCCTTTGTTCCAGTAACAGAATGGACAGTATCTGACTGGGAAGAAGCATGGGTTTATTTGCATCCTCAACTTGTGACAGAGAAGTTCAAAGAAGATTTGATAGCTTGCGCCACAGACATGAAAGTATTTGAAATGAGGGAACATTTGTCATTGGCTCAAGCACCTGTCAGTATTGATAGTTCCTTAGCACTTGTCCTAGTTCCACTGCTTAACGAGCCTCAGACAATGAGCTCTTTAGTGAAAAGGTGGACAAAAGTTAGGCCCATACATCCAGTGACTTTAGAGCCAGTCAAGATCGAGGAAGCGTTTCAGATACTGCAGAAGTTACTGACCAAGTTGGAAAGTCACGGTTATGTGCTGCTAGAGCGAAAACCTTGA
- a CDS encoding O-linked N-acetylglucosamine transferase, SPINDLY family protein: MTLKFSFSNCVDLHNQAYQCLIQGDYYQGARLYEQAIAIEPDVKSHYWHLGLVLLLQGHEAEAQTTWLMALVEQEPAEIEQWTVELMSVLETEAQRRLTLRDYSTAWLLRQHIREIQPTNINNLLHLAQLAIKLDTLTNDELNALELIPLLKADILIELDIDLLLQVLQEILNSVPLFPASLEFAQACLPYIEPLPLLRILLQVSVTVAYSMQQPAQGARIAKLCLDIAPDNPEVLRHLAAFYQNSGEHSKGIEIAKQYYSLMENLLDKVLANHMVLRGLMHAGGYWEEASLMFQRHESLLLSLIAEQPSLVDKPHMVRLLTSTFFFPYWRDEAQSNRLIQNEVAKLFQSSLQNSNRELRKQYNSQLILRKTHSKSKKKLKIGYLSAFLKRHSVGWLARWLFEHHNRDLFEIYGYFVCYKDTYHPLQEWYINQVDKAHKLGTHSGEIAKKIYEDEIDILIDLDSITLDISCEVMALKPAPIQVTWLGWDASGIPAIDYYIADPYVLPDSAQNYYTEKIWRLPETYIAVDGFEVGIPSLRREHLDIPNDAVVYLSAQGNYKRHPKTVRLQMQILKEVPNSYFLIKGFADEEAVKDFFIQIAQEEGVNAERLRFLPDVALEAVHRANLYIADVVLDTYPYNGATTTLETLWMCVPLVTKVGQQFAARNSYTMMMNAGVAEGIAWTNEEYVEWGVRLGKDSALRQKIAWQLRQSRLTAPLWNGKRFTCHMEKAYEEMWQRYLEAE, translated from the coding sequence ATGACTTTGAAATTTTCTTTTAGTAATTGCGTTGATTTACACAACCAAGCTTATCAATGCCTCATTCAGGGAGACTACTACCAGGGTGCGCGGCTTTACGAACAGGCTATTGCTATAGAACCGGATGTTAAGTCACATTATTGGCATTTAGGGTTAGTATTGCTATTGCAGGGGCACGAAGCAGAAGCGCAAACAACTTGGCTGATGGCATTAGTAGAACAAGAACCAGCAGAGATAGAGCAGTGGACTGTGGAATTAATGTCTGTGCTAGAAACGGAGGCACAACGACGCTTAACACTCAGAGATTATTCCACAGCTTGGTTACTGCGGCAACATATAAGAGAAATTCAGCCTACAAACATTAACAATCTATTACATTTGGCTCAACTAGCTATTAAACTGGACACGTTAACCAATGATGAGCTAAATGCTCTAGAACTAATTCCACTTCTTAAAGCAGATATTCTTATAGAGTTAGATATTGATTTGTTATTGCAAGTTCTACAGGAGATTCTGAACTCTGTACCACTGTTTCCAGCATCTTTAGAATTTGCACAAGCTTGTCTACCTTATATTGAGCCCCTACCACTGCTGCGTATTTTGCTACAGGTATCAGTTACAGTGGCATACTCAATGCAGCAACCTGCACAAGGGGCACGAATAGCAAAGTTATGTCTGGATATAGCTCCTGATAATCCAGAAGTTTTGCGACATTTAGCTGCTTTCTATCAAAATTCTGGTGAACATTCCAAAGGGATAGAGATAGCTAAGCAGTACTATTCCTTAATGGAAAACTTGCTTGACAAAGTCCTGGCAAATCATATGGTGCTGCGTGGCTTAATGCACGCAGGTGGATACTGGGAAGAAGCTAGTTTAATGTTTCAGAGGCATGAGTCATTGCTGTTGTCCTTAATAGCGGAGCAGCCAAGTTTGGTGGATAAACCACATATGGTTCGGTTACTAACTTCAACGTTTTTCTTTCCCTACTGGCGAGACGAAGCCCAAAGTAATAGGCTAATTCAAAATGAAGTAGCCAAGTTGTTTCAATCTAGTTTGCAAAACAGTAATAGAGAGCTAAGAAAACAATATAATTCTCAATTAATTTTAAGAAAAACACATTCTAAGAGTAAAAAAAAGTTAAAAATTGGATATTTATCTGCTTTTTTAAAAAGACATTCAGTAGGATGGTTAGCACGGTGGTTATTTGAGCATCATAACCGCGATCTCTTTGAAATTTACGGCTATTTTGTTTGTTATAAGGATACTTATCATCCTTTACAAGAATGGTATATCAATCAAGTTGATAAAGCACACAAACTAGGAACACATAGTGGAGAAATCGCTAAGAAAATTTATGAAGATGAAATTGATATTTTGATCGATCTTGACAGCATTACTTTAGACATTAGCTGTGAGGTTATGGCGCTGAAACCAGCTCCTATTCAAGTCACTTGGTTGGGGTGGGATGCTTCAGGAATACCAGCAATTGATTATTACATAGCCGATCCCTATGTTTTACCGGATTCGGCTCAAAATTACTATACAGAAAAAATCTGGCGCTTGCCCGAAACTTACATTGCAGTAGATGGTTTTGAGGTGGGTATACCAAGTTTACGTCGGGAACACTTAGATATTCCCAATGATGCAGTAGTTTATCTCAGTGCTCAGGGCAATTACAAGCGGCATCCTAAGACAGTTAGGTTGCAAATGCAAATTCTTAAAGAAGTGCCAAACAGCTACTTTTTAATCAAAGGATTTGCTGACGAAGAAGCGGTAAAAGATTTTTTTATCCAAATAGCACAAGAAGAAGGTGTGAATGCGGAACGCCTGCGCTTTTTGCCAGACGTAGCTTTGGAAGCAGTTCACCGCGCCAATTTGTACATTGCTGATGTAGTGTTAGATACTTACCCTTATAATGGAGCTACTACCACTTTAGAAACTTTATGGATGTGTGTCCCTTTAGTAACGAAAGTGGGGCAGCAATTTGCCGCTCGTAATAGCTACACAATGATGATGAATGCTGGTGTGGCAGAAGGTATTGCGTGGACTAATGAAGAATACGTAGAGTGGGGTGTGCGCTTGGGAAAAGATTCAGCTTTGCGGCAAAAAATTGCTTGGCAACTGCGGCAGTCTCGTCTTACAGCACCGCTTTGGAATGGGAAACGCTTTACTTGTCACATGGAGAAAGCTTACGAGGAAATGTGGCAGAGGTATTTAGAAGCTGAGTAA
- a CDS encoding ROK family protein yields the protein MEHSQVIGIDLGGTAIKLGRFATDGSCLRSLTVATPQPATPLPVVTAIVNAIAQVDPEQQATAIGIGTPGPSDAAGRIAKIAINLPEWRDVPLADWLEAKTGKPTIVENDANCAGLGEAWLGAGRRFKNFILLTLGTGVGGAIILDGQLFAGHYGAAGELGLITLIPDGPVCNSGNQGSLEQYVSVTAIRRRTGKEPEELSALAKAGDPEALIFWQEYGKQLAAGLATLIYVLTPEAVVIGGGVSACAEFFLSTVRAEIERRVVPASRVGLHILPAELGNAAGMVGAAKLAFLKLGIRQ from the coding sequence GTGGAACATTCTCAAGTAATTGGTATTGACTTGGGGGGAACGGCAATCAAACTGGGGCGTTTTGCTACTGATGGTTCTTGTTTGCGATCGCTCACTGTAGCAACGCCTCAACCCGCGACACCACTACCAGTTGTCACAGCTATCGTTAATGCGATCGCTCAAGTCGATCCAGAACAACAAGCAACCGCCATCGGAATTGGAACCCCCGGACCGTCAGATGCAGCCGGACGCATTGCTAAAATCGCTATCAACTTACCAGAGTGGCGCGATGTTCCTTTAGCTGATTGGTTGGAAGCAAAAACAGGTAAGCCAACTATTGTAGAAAACGATGCGAATTGTGCCGGTTTGGGCGAAGCTTGGCTGGGTGCGGGGCGTCGTTTTAAAAATTTTATTCTGCTAACATTAGGTACTGGAGTTGGTGGAGCAATTATCCTGGATGGTCAACTGTTTGCTGGGCATTACGGTGCTGCTGGCGAACTGGGATTAATTACTCTTATCCCAGACGGTCCGGTATGCAACAGTGGAAATCAAGGATCTTTAGAGCAATATGTTTCGGTAACTGCTATTCGCCGCCGCACGGGAAAGGAACCAGAAGAATTAAGTGCTTTAGCAAAAGCGGGAGATCCTGAAGCATTGATATTTTGGCAAGAATATGGTAAGCAACTGGCAGCAGGATTGGCAACCTTGATTTACGTGCTGACACCAGAAGCGGTTGTGATTGGTGGTGGAGTCAGCGCATGTGCCGAATTTTTCCTATCAACAGTCCGTGCTGAAATTGAGCGCCGAGTGGTTCCTGCTTCACGCGTTGGGCTGCATATATTACCAGCAGAGTTAGGTAATGCAGCCGGGATGGTTGGTGCAGCGAAGTTGGCATTTTTGAAATTGGGGATTAGACAATAG
- a CDS encoding type IV pilin protein yields MLKPELQVKFLNHLNRRNKKDEGFTLIELLVVVIIIGVLAAIALPSLLNQVSKARQSEAKQNLGSINRAQQAFYLENNNQFTTVIAELGIGLKTISENYVFEANASDVGNFVTNRARARAAKLRSYAGVVYTSTQLVAGINEPLTLATLCEGKLPIANKINDGEVIGSGSSNGACPNNMSDIK; encoded by the coding sequence ATGCTTAAGCCAGAACTACAAGTTAAATTCCTCAATCACCTGAACCGCCGCAATAAAAAAGATGAAGGTTTTACTCTGATTGAACTGCTAGTCGTAGTCATTATTATCGGTGTATTGGCAGCTATTGCTTTACCTTCGCTACTCAATCAAGTTAGTAAAGCAAGACAGTCAGAAGCCAAACAGAATCTTGGTTCAATTAACCGAGCTCAACAAGCATTCTATTTAGAAAACAATAACCAATTCACAACAGTGATTGCTGAATTAGGTATCGGACTCAAAACGATTAGTGAGAACTACGTGTTTGAAGCTAATGCCAGTGATGTTGGCAACTTTGTTACCAATAGAGCTAGAGCTAGAGCGGCTAAACTTAGATCTTATGCTGGTGTTGTTTACACATCCACTCAATTAGTCGCTGGCATAAACGAACCACTGACTCTTGCCACATTATGTGAGGGTAAATTACCCATTGCTAACAAAATTAACGATGGCGAAGTTATAGGCTCTGGTTCTTCTAATGGTGCTTGTCCTAATAATATGTCTGATATTAAATAG
- a CDS encoding DUF433 domain-containing protein, with protein sequence MTLSMITEPLPLELNTDGVVRVGRTRVTLDTVVAAFNQGSTAEEIVLQYPSLQLADVYAVISYYLRHQQEVETYLQQRQQRANEIRQLNEAQFDPQGVRDRLLSRRPKQS encoded by the coding sequence ATGACTCTTTCGATGATAACAGAACCCCTTCCTTTAGAACTAAATACTGATGGTGTAGTAAGAGTTGGCAGAACGCGAGTCACCCTAGATACAGTTGTTGCAGCCTTCAATCAAGGATCGACTGCTGAGGAAATTGTGTTGCAGTATCCGTCCTTGCAGCTTGCCGATGTTTATGCTGTCATCAGCTACTACTTACGACATCAACAGGAAGTTGAAACTTACTTACAACAAAGGCAGCAACGTGCAAATGAGATTCGCCAATTGAATGAGGCTCAGTTTGACCCTCAAGGTGTTCGCGATCGCCTGTTATCTCGTCGTCCAAAGCAATCATAA
- the trxB gene encoding thioredoxin-disulfide reductase, with translation MSNPTVENVVIIGSGPAGYTAAIYAGRANLKPVVFEGFQAGGLPGGQLMTTTEVENFPGFPEGITGPELMDRMKAQAERWGAELYTEDVIEVDFSQRPFTVRSEEREFKTHSVIIATGATAKRLGLPLEHEFWSRGISACAICDGATPIFHGAELAVVGGGDSAAEEAIYLTKYGSKVNLLVRSDKMRASKAMQDRVLSNSKIVVHWNTEPVDIFGNKNHMEGVKIRNTKTGGESELHVKGLFYAIGHKPNTSLFKEQLELDEVGYILTKPNSPETSVEGVFAAGDVQDHEYRQAITAAGSGCTAAMLAERWLSSNGLIQEFHQKPETPNNELEHPAKKTEAQQESEFNIDSTRHEGSYALRKLFHDSDRLLIVKYVAPGCGPCHTLKPILNKVVDEFDGKIHFVEIDIDKDRDIAENAGVTGTPTIQFFKNKELLKELKGVKQKSEYRQLIASNL, from the coding sequence ATGAGCAACCCAACAGTAGAAAACGTAGTCATTATCGGTTCTGGTCCAGCAGGTTACACGGCTGCTATCTATGCTGGACGGGCTAACCTCAAACCTGTTGTCTTTGAAGGTTTCCAAGCTGGGGGATTACCTGGCGGTCAGTTGATGACGACAACTGAAGTTGAAAATTTTCCTGGATTTCCTGAAGGAATTACCGGACCTGAACTGATGGATCGCATGAAAGCTCAAGCGGAACGCTGGGGAGCTGAACTATATACTGAAGATGTTATTGAAGTTGATTTCAGCCAGCGTCCTTTTACAGTCCGCTCTGAAGAACGAGAATTTAAAACCCATAGTGTTATTATCGCCACTGGCGCAACTGCAAAACGCCTGGGACTACCCCTCGAACACGAGTTTTGGAGCCGGGGTATTTCTGCTTGTGCGATCTGCGATGGTGCTACACCTATATTCCACGGTGCAGAATTGGCTGTGGTTGGTGGCGGTGACTCGGCTGCAGAAGAAGCCATTTACCTAACTAAGTACGGCTCTAAAGTGAATTTGCTAGTTCGTTCTGATAAGATGCGGGCTTCTAAAGCCATGCAAGACCGCGTTTTAAGTAACTCCAAAATTGTCGTTCACTGGAACACCGAACCCGTAGATATTTTTGGTAACAAGAACCACATGGAAGGTGTAAAAATTCGCAACACCAAAACGGGTGGAGAAAGCGAACTGCACGTTAAGGGGTTATTCTACGCTATCGGTCACAAGCCCAATACCTCCTTATTTAAGGAACAACTGGAACTCGATGAAGTTGGGTACATTCTCACCAAACCCAATTCTCCAGAAACCAGTGTCGAAGGTGTTTTCGCTGCAGGTGACGTACAAGACCACGAGTACCGTCAAGCTATTACGGCTGCAGGTAGTGGTTGTACAGCAGCAATGCTAGCAGAACGCTGGTTGTCTTCTAACGGATTGATTCAGGAATTCCATCAAAAACCTGAAACTCCAAATAATGAGTTAGAACACCCCGCGAAGAAAACAGAAGCGCAGCAAGAAAGCGAATTTAATATTGACTCAACTCGCCATGAAGGAAGTTATGCTTTACGCAAACTCTTCCATGATAGCGATCGCCTTCTGATTGTCAAATACGTTGCTCCGGGCTGCGGTCCCTGTCACACCCTCAAACCAATACTCAACAAAGTTGTCGATGAATTTGACGGCAAAATTCACTTTGTTGAAATCGATATTGATAAAGACAGAGATATAGCCGAAAATGCAGGTGTCACCGGGACTCCAACAATTCAGTTCTTCAAGAATAAAGAGTTATTGAAAGAACTCAAAGGCGTCAAGCAAAAAAGTGAGTATCGCCAGTTAATTGCTAGCAACTTGTAG